One Thermus sp. CCB_US3_UF1 DNA window includes the following coding sequences:
- the trpA gene encoding tryptophan synthase subunit alpha has protein sequence MTTQEAFARAKAQGRAALIPYLTAGFPSREGFLRAVEEVLPYADLLEIGLPYSDPLGDGPVIQRASEVALKKGMSVQGVLELFREVRSLTDKPLFLMTYLNPILAWGPERFFSLFRQAGATGLILPDLPPDEDPALVRLAQEIGLETVFLLAPTSTDRRIETVVAYATGFVYAVSVTGVTGERERLPEEVGDLVRRIRAKTPLPVAVGFGVSGRSTAAQAAVADGVVVGSALVRALEGDRPLAPLLEEVLEGLCRREPA, from the coding sequence ATGACCACGCAGGAAGCCTTTGCCCGGGCCAAGGCCCAAGGCCGGGCCGCCCTCATCCCCTACCTCACCGCCGGCTTCCCCAGCCGGGAGGGCTTCCTAAGGGCCGTGGAGGAGGTCCTCCCCTACGCCGACCTCCTGGAGATCGGCCTGCCCTACTCCGACCCCTTGGGGGACGGCCCCGTGATCCAGCGGGCCAGCGAGGTGGCCCTGAAGAAGGGGATGAGCGTCCAGGGGGTTTTGGAGCTCTTTCGGGAGGTGCGTTCCCTCACCGATAAGCCCCTCTTCCTCATGACCTACCTGAACCCCATCCTGGCCTGGGGACCGGAGCGCTTCTTTAGCCTTTTCCGCCAGGCCGGGGCCACGGGCCTCATCCTCCCCGACCTGCCCCCCGACGAAGACCCGGCCCTGGTGCGCCTGGCCCAGGAGATCGGCCTGGAAACCGTCTTCCTCCTCGCCCCCACCTCCACCGACCGCCGCATTGAGACCGTGGTGGCCTACGCCACGGGCTTCGTCTACGCGGTCTCCGTCACCGGGGTCACGGGGGAACGGGAGCGCCTGCCCGAGGAGGTGGGGGACCTGGTGCGGCGCATCCGGGCCAAGACCCCCCTGCCTGTGGCCGTGGGCTTCGGGGTTTCTGGCCGCTCCACGGCGGCCCAGGCGGCGGTGGCGGACGGGGTGGTGGTGGGAAGCGCCCTGGTGCGGGCCCTGGAAGGGGATCGCCCCCTGGCCCCTCTCCTGGAGGAGGTTCTTGAAGGCCTTTGCCGGAGGGAGCCCGCCTAG
- the trpB gene encoding tryptophan synthase subunit beta, which translates to MLTLPDFPLPDARGRFGPYGGRYVPETLIPALEEVEAAYLEARQDPRFLAELDHYLKHFAGRPTPLFHARRLSEYWGGAQVYLKREDLLHTGAHKINNTLGQALLAKRMGKGRVVAETGAGQHGVSVATVAALFGLECVVYMGEEDVRRQALNVFRMKLLGAEVRPVASGSRTLKDATNEAIRDWITHVRSTFYILGSVVGPHPYPRMVRDFQSVIGEEVKEESLRRFGRYPDALIAAVGGGSNAIGLFAPFAYLPKGERPRLIGVEAAGEGLASGRHAASIGAGKRGVLHGSYMYLLYDHDGQITPAHSVSAGLDYPGVGPEHSYYADAGLAEYASVTDEEALEGFKLLARLEGILPALESAHAIAHAAKVVPEMDKDQIVVINLSGRGDKDVTEVMGLLGGEL; encoded by the coding sequence ATGCTAACCTTGCCGGATTTTCCCCTGCCGGATGCCAGGGGGCGGTTTGGCCCCTACGGGGGGCGGTACGTCCCCGAAACCCTGATCCCGGCCCTGGAGGAGGTGGAAGCCGCCTACCTCGAGGCCAGGCAGGATCCTCGCTTTTTGGCGGAGCTGGACCATTACCTGAAGCACTTCGCTGGCCGTCCCACCCCGCTTTTTCACGCCCGGCGGCTTTCCGAGTACTGGGGTGGGGCCCAGGTGTACCTGAAGCGGGAAGACCTCCTGCACACCGGGGCCCATAAGATCAACAACACCCTGGGCCAGGCCCTCCTGGCCAAGCGCATGGGCAAGGGGCGGGTGGTGGCGGAAACGGGGGCGGGCCAGCACGGGGTGAGCGTGGCCACGGTGGCGGCCCTCTTTGGCCTGGAGTGCGTGGTCTACATGGGGGAGGAGGACGTGCGGCGCCAGGCCCTCAACGTCTTCCGCATGAAGCTCCTGGGGGCCGAGGTACGGCCCGTGGCCTCGGGTAGCCGCACCCTCAAGGACGCCACCAACGAGGCCATCCGCGACTGGATCACCCACGTGCGCTCCACCTTCTACATCCTGGGCTCGGTGGTGGGCCCCCACCCCTACCCCAGGATGGTGCGGGACTTCCAAAGCGTCATCGGCGAGGAGGTGAAGGAGGAAAGCCTCAGGCGCTTTGGCCGCTACCCCGATGCCCTCATCGCCGCCGTGGGCGGCGGGTCCAACGCCATCGGCCTCTTTGCCCCTTTCGCCTACCTGCCCAAAGGGGAAAGGCCCCGCCTCATCGGGGTGGAGGCCGCAGGGGAAGGGCTTGCCAGCGGCCGGCACGCGGCCAGCATCGGCGCCGGGAAGCGGGGGGTGTTGCACGGGAGCTACATGTACCTTCTCTACGACCACGACGGCCAGATCACCCCGGCCCACTCCGTTTCCGCTGGGTTGGACTACCCGGGGGTGGGGCCGGAGCACAGCTACTACGCCGACGCCGGCCTGGCCGAGTACGCCAGCGTCACCGACGAGGAGGCCCTGGAGGGCTTCAAGCTCCTGGCCCGCCTCGAGGGCATCCTGCCCGCCCTGGAGTCCGCCCACGCCATCGCCCATGCCGCCAAGGTGGTGCCGGAGATGGACAAGGACCAGATCGTGGTCATCAACCTCTCGGGCCGGGGGGATAAGGACGTGACCGAGGTGATGGGCCTTCTCGGGGGGGAGCTATGA
- the thyX gene encoding FAD-dependent thymidylate synthase, with translation MEPPSAIPVLDKGFVRLVDVMGDDRAVVQAARVSYGEGTKTVREDAALIDYLMRHRHTSPFEMVVFKFHVKAPLFVARQWFRHRTASVNEVSGRYSVLKEEFYEPQAWRKPSGKNKQGSEGALEDPEATALLQGVEKEAYRAYQALLERGIAREMARVVLPLGLYTEFYWKQDLHNLFGFLKLRLAPEAQWEIREYARAVAELVKARVPLSWQSFEEHVLLGASLSRTELQALRGLLTPEAYEKALLALGLSGSRLKEALEKVFGPGA, from the coding sequence ATGGAACCCCCTAGCGCCATCCCCGTGCTGGACAAGGGCTTTGTGCGTCTGGTGGACGTCATGGGGGACGACCGGGCCGTGGTCCAGGCGGCCCGGGTGTCCTACGGCGAAGGGACCAAGACGGTGCGGGAGGATGCCGCCCTCATCGACTACCTCATGCGCCACCGCCACACCAGCCCCTTTGAGATGGTGGTGTTCAAGTTCCACGTCAAGGCCCCCCTCTTCGTGGCCCGGCAGTGGTTCCGCCACCGCACCGCAAGCGTCAACGAAGTTTCGGGGCGCTACTCGGTCCTCAAGGAGGAGTTTTACGAGCCCCAAGCCTGGCGAAAGCCTTCGGGGAAGAACAAGCAGGGTTCGGAAGGGGCGCTGGAAGACCCTGAAGCCACGGCCCTCCTCCAAGGGGTGGAAAAGGAGGCCTATCGGGCCTACCAGGCCCTCCTGGAACGGGGCATCGCCCGGGAGATGGCCAGGGTTGTCCTCCCCTTGGGGCTCTACACCGAGTTCTACTGGAAGCAGGACCTGCACAACCTCTTCGGATTCCTCAAGCTCCGCCTGGCCCCCGAGGCCCAGTGGGAGATCCGCGAATACGCCCGGGCGGTGGCCGAGCTGGTCAAGGCCCGGGTTCCCCTCTCGTGGCAAAGCTTTGAGGAGCACGTCCTCCTGGGGGCTAGCCTCTCCCGCACGGAACTCCAGGCCCTGAGGGGCCTCCTCACCCCTGAGGCCTACGAAAAGGCCCTTCTCGCCCTAGGGCTTTCCGGCTCCAGGCTCAAAGAGGCCCTGGAGAAGGTCTTCGGTCCCGGAGCCTAG
- the ligA gene encoding NAD-dependent DNA ligase LigA has product MTLEAARKRVNELRDLIRYHNYRYYVLDDPEISDAEYDRLLRELKELEARFPELKTPDSPTEQVGAGPLEATFRPVRHPTRMYSLDNAFSLEEVKAFEERIARALGREGPFLYAVEHKVDGLSVNLYYEEGVLVYGATRGDGETGEEVTQNLLTLPTLPRRLKGVPERLEVRGEVYMPLEAFLRLNEELEEKGEKVFKNPRNAAAGSLRQKDPRVTARRGLRATFYALGLGLEETGLRSQLELLHWLREKGFPVEHGFTRALGAEGVEEVYQDWLQGRRALPFEADGVVVKLDDLSLWRELGYTARSPRFAIAYKFPAEEKETRLLQVVFQVGRTGRVTPVGILEPVFLEGSEVSRVTLHNESYIEELDIRVGDWVLLHKAGGVIPEVLRVLKERRTGEEKPILWPEVCPECGHRLQKEGKVHRCPNPLCPAKRFEALRHYASRKAMDIGGLGEKLIEKLLERGLVKDVADLYRLRKEDLVGLERMGEKSAQNLLRQIEESKGRGLERLLYALGLPGVGEVLARNLAARFRTMDRLLEASLEELMEVEEVGELTARGILETLRDPAFLDLVRRLKEAGVVMEAKEGGGEALKGLTFVLTGELSQPREEVKALLRRLGAKVTDSVSRKTSYLVVGEGPGSKLEKARALGVPILTEAELFRLLEERAGKALALGSGTEDLLQGLFEPGAGKP; this is encoded by the coding sequence ATGACCCTCGAGGCCGCCCGCAAGCGGGTCAATGAGCTGCGCGACCTCATCCGCTACCACAACTACCGCTACTACGTCCTGGATGACCCAGAGATCTCCGACGCGGAGTACGACCGCCTGCTACGGGAGCTTAAGGAGCTGGAGGCGCGTTTCCCCGAGCTCAAAACCCCCGACTCCCCCACGGAGCAGGTGGGGGCAGGGCCTTTGGAGGCCACCTTCCGCCCGGTCCGCCACCCCACCCGGATGTACTCCCTGGACAACGCCTTCAGCCTGGAGGAGGTCAAGGCCTTTGAGGAGCGCATCGCCCGGGCCCTGGGGCGGGAGGGGCCTTTCCTCTACGCGGTGGAGCACAAGGTGGACGGGCTCTCCGTGAACCTCTATTACGAGGAAGGGGTTCTGGTCTACGGGGCCACCCGGGGGGATGGGGAGACGGGGGAGGAGGTGACGCAAAACCTCCTCACCCTCCCCACCCTGCCGCGGCGGCTTAAGGGGGTGCCGGAGCGCCTGGAGGTCCGGGGGGAGGTCTACATGCCCCTCGAGGCCTTCCTCCGCCTCAACGAGGAGCTGGAGGAAAAGGGGGAGAAGGTCTTCAAGAACCCCAGGAACGCCGCTGCTGGCTCCCTGCGGCAAAAGGACCCGCGGGTCACGGCCCGAAGGGGCCTGAGGGCCACCTTCTATGCCCTGGGCCTGGGCCTGGAGGAGACGGGCCTGCGCTCGCAGCTGGAGCTTCTCCATTGGCTTAGGGAAAAAGGCTTTCCCGTGGAGCACGGCTTCACCCGCGCCCTGGGGGCGGAAGGGGTGGAGGAGGTCTACCAGGACTGGCTCCAAGGGCGGCGCGCCCTGCCCTTTGAGGCCGATGGGGTGGTGGTGAAGCTGGACGACCTCTCCCTGTGGCGGGAGCTCGGCTACACCGCCCGCTCTCCCCGCTTTGCCATCGCGTATAAGTTCCCCGCGGAGGAAAAGGAAACCCGGCTTCTCCAGGTGGTCTTCCAGGTGGGGCGCACGGGCCGCGTGACCCCGGTGGGGATCCTGGAGCCGGTTTTCCTGGAAGGGAGCGAGGTGAGCCGGGTCACCCTGCACAACGAAAGCTACATTGAGGAGCTGGACATCCGCGTGGGGGACTGGGTTTTGCTGCACAAGGCGGGCGGGGTGATCCCCGAGGTCCTAAGGGTCCTCAAGGAACGGCGCACCGGGGAGGAGAAGCCCATCCTTTGGCCGGAGGTCTGTCCGGAGTGCGGCCACCGCCTGCAGAAGGAGGGGAAGGTCCACCGCTGCCCCAACCCCTTGTGCCCCGCCAAGCGCTTTGAGGCCCTCCGCCACTACGCTTCCCGCAAGGCCATGGACATCGGCGGCCTGGGGGAGAAGCTCATAGAGAAGCTCCTGGAAAGGGGCCTGGTCAAGGACGTGGCCGACCTCTACCGCCTAAGGAAGGAGGACCTGGTGGGCCTGGAGCGCATGGGGGAGAAGAGCGCGCAAAACCTCCTCCGCCAGATCGAGGAGAGCAAGGGGCGGGGCCTGGAACGCCTCCTCTACGCCCTGGGGCTTCCCGGGGTGGGGGAGGTGCTGGCCCGCAACCTGGCGGCCCGCTTCCGCACGATGGACCGGCTCCTCGAGGCCTCCTTGGAGGAGCTTATGGAGGTGGAGGAGGTGGGGGAGCTCACCGCCAGGGGCATCCTGGAAACCCTCCGCGATCCCGCCTTTTTGGACCTGGTGCGCCGCCTGAAGGAGGCCGGGGTGGTCATGGAGGCCAAGGAGGGCGGCGGGGAGGCCTTGAAGGGCCTGACCTTCGTCCTCACCGGGGAGCTTTCCCAACCCCGGGAGGAGGTGAAGGCCCTCCTGCGCCGCCTGGGGGCCAAGGTGACGGACTCCGTGAGCCGCAAGACCAGCTACCTGGTGGTGGGGGAGGGGCCCGGGAGCAAGCTGGAAAAGGCCCGGGCCCTGGGGGTGCCCATCCTTACGGAGGCCGAGCTTTTCCGCCTCCTGGAGGAGCGCGCAGGCAAAGCCCTGGCCCTAGGCTCCGGGACCGAAGACCTTCTCCAGGGCCTCTTTGAGCCTGGAGCCGGAAAGCCCTAG
- a CDS encoding BMP family protein, producing MKRILALVAVMALGLSLAQIRVGIAFDAGGKFDRSFNQSAWEGAQKAAKDFGVRLFDFEPADPSQVGQGIRTFAEEGFDLVIGVGFANEPAITANAKEFPKVNFAVIDAVPGEGKLPNAVGLVFREHEGSFLVGYIAGKLSRTGVVGFIGGMDIPLIHKFEAGFRAGAEYAFKEDKIQGKVLVGYVGNTPAAWNDPAKAKEIAAAQVRQGADIIYAAAGGSGLGLIDYVKQTKCLKQGGAVRFVRKADPYAKVTKYADYTKACGTDGTKATPLFFIGVDANQNYLGDTDNNPATLNHGLTSMLKRVDVATYEVIKSVAQKTFKGGVREFGLVNNGVGYALDKYNKALIPAAVVSKLEVLKRQILKGQLKVPEKR from the coding sequence ATGAAACGTATCCTCGCGCTGGTAGCGGTAATGGCCCTGGGCCTCAGCCTGGCCCAGATCCGGGTGGGTATCGCCTTTGATGCCGGCGGCAAGTTTGACCGCTCCTTCAACCAGTCTGCCTGGGAAGGGGCCCAGAAGGCGGCCAAGGACTTCGGCGTCAGGCTCTTTGACTTTGAGCCCGCCGACCCCTCCCAGGTAGGCCAGGGCATCCGCACCTTCGCCGAAGAGGGCTTTGACCTGGTGATCGGGGTAGGCTTCGCCAACGAGCCCGCCATCACCGCCAACGCCAAGGAGTTCCCCAAGGTGAACTTCGCCGTGATCGACGCCGTGCCCGGGGAGGGGAAGCTTCCCAACGCCGTGGGCCTGGTCTTCCGCGAGCACGAGGGGAGCTTCCTGGTGGGGTACATCGCGGGCAAGCTGAGCCGCACCGGGGTGGTGGGCTTCATCGGGGGCATGGACATCCCCCTGATCCACAAGTTTGAGGCCGGCTTCCGCGCCGGGGCGGAGTACGCCTTCAAGGAGGACAAGATCCAGGGCAAGGTCCTGGTGGGCTACGTGGGCAATACCCCCGCCGCTTGGAACGACCCGGCCAAGGCCAAGGAGATCGCCGCCGCCCAGGTGCGCCAGGGGGCGGACATCATCTACGCCGCCGCCGGGGGCTCCGGCCTGGGGCTCATCGACTACGTGAAGCAGACCAAGTGCCTCAAGCAAGGGGGCGCCGTCCGCTTCGTGCGCAAGGCCGACCCCTACGCCAAGGTGACCAAGTACGCCGACTACACCAAGGCCTGCGGCACCGACGGCACCAAGGCCACCCCCCTCTTCTTCATCGGCGTGGACGCCAACCAGAACTACCTGGGCGACACCGACAACAACCCCGCCACCCTGAACCACGGCCTCACCTCCATGCTCAAGCGGGTGGACGTGGCCACCTACGAGGTCATCAAGAGCGTGGCGCAGAAGACCTTCAAGGGCGGGGTGCGGGAGTTCGGCCTGGTCAACAACGGGGTGGGCTACGCCCTGGACAAGTACAACAAGGCCCTGATCCCCGCAGCCGTGGTGAGCAAGCTGGAGGTGCTCAAGCGGCAGATCCTTAAGGGCCAGCTCAAGGTGCCCGAGAAGCGCTAA
- a CDS encoding ABC transporter ATP-binding protein, whose protein sequence is MEKALVLKDITKRFPLVLANDHISLDLAWGEVLALVGENGAGKSTLMKIVYGLQPPDLGEIWVNGKPYRPKSPLDAIAHGIGMVHQHFMLVEPFTVLENLVLGLEPGSPLFLNLEEARKRATALMEELGFQVPLDERIENLPVGLQQRVEILKALYRQARILILDEPTAVLTPQEAEELFRFLRAYVAKGNAAIFISHKLKEVLSVSDRVTVIRDGRVVGTVRTAETSLEALARMMVGREVVLRVHKGPARPGEVVLEVEGFAAPPRLKGVSFRVRAGEIVGIAGVEGNGQTELVEALAGLRPHRGVARYLGEPLPPLARKVREKGISHIPEDRHARGLVLDFSVRENAILGDQHRPPFRGFLGFLDPKATEAHAKSLVEAFDVRPRSTELSARRFSGGNQQKIVVGRELLRGPRLLIAAQPTRGVDVGAIEFIHQRLVEARDRGLAVLLVSADLSEVLSLADRILVLYEGRIVGELTPEEATEERLGLMMAGIPA, encoded by the coding sequence GTGGAGAAGGCCCTGGTCCTCAAGGACATCACCAAGCGCTTCCCCCTGGTCCTGGCCAACGACCACATCTCCCTGGACCTGGCCTGGGGGGAGGTCCTGGCCCTGGTGGGGGAGAACGGGGCGGGCAAGTCCACCCTCATGAAGATCGTGTACGGCCTCCAACCCCCCGACCTGGGGGAGATTTGGGTGAACGGGAAGCCCTACCGGCCCAAAAGCCCCCTGGACGCCATCGCCCACGGCATCGGCATGGTCCACCAGCACTTCATGCTGGTGGAACCCTTCACGGTGCTGGAAAACCTGGTCCTGGGCCTGGAACCGGGAAGCCCCCTCTTTTTGAACCTGGAGGAAGCCCGGAAGCGGGCCACGGCCCTCATGGAGGAGCTGGGCTTCCAGGTCCCCCTGGACGAAAGGATCGAGAACCTGCCCGTGGGCCTACAGCAGCGGGTGGAGATCCTGAAGGCCCTCTACCGCCAGGCCAGGATCCTGATCCTGGACGAGCCCACCGCCGTCCTCACCCCCCAGGAGGCCGAGGAGCTCTTCCGCTTCCTGAGAGCCTACGTGGCCAAGGGCAACGCGGCCATCTTCATCAGCCACAAGCTGAAGGAGGTCCTCTCGGTCTCCGACCGGGTCACGGTGATCCGGGATGGGAGGGTGGTGGGCACGGTGCGCACCGCCGAGACCTCCCTCGAGGCCCTGGCCCGGATGATGGTGGGCCGGGAGGTGGTGTTGCGGGTGCACAAGGGTCCGGCCAGGCCGGGGGAGGTGGTGCTGGAGGTGGAGGGGTTTGCCGCCCCGCCCCGCCTCAAGGGGGTCAGCTTCCGGGTGCGGGCCGGGGAGATCGTGGGCATCGCCGGCGTGGAGGGAAACGGCCAGACGGAGCTGGTGGAGGCCCTGGCCGGCCTCCGTCCCCACCGGGGCGTGGCGCGCTACCTGGGGGAGCCCCTCCCCCCCCTAGCCCGGAAGGTGCGGGAAAAGGGGATAAGCCACATCCCCGAGGACCGGCACGCCCGGGGCCTGGTCCTGGACTTCTCCGTGCGGGAGAACGCCATCCTCGGGGACCAGCACCGCCCTCCTTTCCGGGGCTTCCTGGGCTTTCTGGACCCCAAGGCCACCGAAGCCCACGCCAAGAGCTTGGTGGAGGCCTTTGACGTCCGGCCCCGCTCCACGGAGCTCTCCGCGCGGCGCTTCTCCGGGGGAAACCAGCAGAAGATCGTGGTGGGGCGAGAGCTCCTGCGGGGACCCCGGCTCCTCATCGCCGCCCAGCCCACCCGGGGGGTGGACGTGGGGGCCATTGAGTTCATCCACCAGCGGCTGGTGGAGGCCCGGGACCGGGGACTGGCGGTGCTTTTGGTCTCCGCCGACCTCTCCGAGGTCTTAAGCCTCGCCGACCGCATCCTGGTCCTGTACGAGGGGCGGATCGTGGGGGAACTGACTCCCGAGGAGGCCACGGAGGAACGCCTGGGCCTCATGATGGCCGGCATCCCCGCCTAG
- a CDS encoding LptA/OstA family protein, with product MRRAVWLSLIGLALAASGVRVIQVEGGRLSGDLRYGPWTFEGEVRGRVKDLEIRAPRATLTAPKGKTMQEAEGEREARFEGGVAVRRGRVEAQGPALVYRERTGEGELLGPARMRQEPRPGEDPVEVEASRMAFQVDTDTSTSENALLKSGNQEGRAGFVYYEEEKGLAVFTDPKEVVLTRKRRDGDLVIRAKEVRSLTGPKRLIATGGVRLVDGDLVTVGESLYYDDTTGEAIVLGRPAVSENKKEGFRLSGSTLLHNVNRHQVRVYGRAFRLPVEEFRKLGER from the coding sequence GTGAGACGAGCGGTTTGGCTTTCCCTTATCGGTTTGGCCTTGGCGGCTTCGGGGGTGCGGGTGATCCAGGTGGAAGGGGGGAGGCTTTCCGGGGACCTGCGCTACGGCCCCTGGACCTTTGAGGGGGAGGTGCGGGGCCGGGTCAAGGACCTGGAGATCCGCGCCCCCAGGGCCACCCTCACCGCCCCCAAGGGCAAGACCATGCAGGAGGCGGAAGGGGAGCGGGAGGCCCGCTTTGAGGGCGGGGTGGCGGTCCGAAGGGGCCGGGTGGAGGCCCAGGGGCCGGCCCTGGTCTACCGGGAGAGGACCGGGGAAGGGGAGCTTTTGGGGCCAGCCCGCATGCGCCAGGAGCCCCGGCCAGGAGAGGATCCGGTGGAGGTGGAGGCCAGCCGCATGGCCTTCCAGGTGGACACCGACACCTCCACCAGTGAGAACGCCCTCCTGAAAAGCGGCAACCAGGAGGGACGGGCAGGCTTCGTCTACTACGAGGAGGAGAAGGGCCTCGCCGTCTTTACCGACCCCAAGGAGGTGGTCCTCACCCGCAAGCGCCGGGACGGGGACCTGGTCATCCGGGCCAAGGAGGTGCGGAGCCTCACCGGCCCCAAACGCCTCATCGCCACCGGTGGGGTGCGCCTGGTGGACGGGGACCTGGTCACGGTGGGGGAGAGCCTCTACTACGACGACACCACCGGGGAGGCCATCGTCTTGGGCAGGCCGGCGGTGAGCGAGAACAAAAAGGAGGGGTTTAGGCTTTCCGGAAGCACCCTCCTCCACAACGTGAACCGCCACCAGGTGCGGGTCTACGGCCGGGCCTTCCGCCTCCCGGTGGAGGAGTTCCGGAAACTGGGCGAACGCTGA